The following coding sequences lie in one Zingiber officinale cultivar Zhangliang chromosome 2B, Zo_v1.1, whole genome shotgun sequence genomic window:
- the LOC122048490 gene encoding uncharacterized protein LOC122048490 — MQTCQSALTALDLLRLNLTGSDDQCVPVLGGRGWPQETHLRTLLYLSFTTPKAQDDSLLFRQQQMNSAGVISPWNLSTAAQLKPISTPTIFNPLQGRSRQKTIFLEKNLVSSLDAKTFTWHVQRRKIVLATDNSQSSTEPSISESGNAQIEVNQVPSSPSIVPQDVNFREPYSANSKDPAPRRPSLTMREKLRAARFLSKYMDSKPAKEEFGSRVLEASRASDSGKRRPGLPEAPTNLFDDSKRGLPPQGWTFEFPFQGDIFFIVFSFVFISSVMLATTFIVWKSGAIHFNEY; from the exons ATGCAGACTTGCCAGAGTGCAttg ACCGCCCTCGATCTTCTTCGGCTCAATCTAACCGGTTCAGATGACCAATGTGTTCCGGTCCTTGGGGGGCGAGGGTGGCCTCAAGAAACCCATCTTCGCACCCTGCTCTATCTATCTTTCACGACTCCGAAGGCCCAAGACGATTCCCTTCTCTTTCGCCAGCAGCAGATGAACTCTGCCGGAGTGATCTCTCCTTGGAACCTCTCAACCGCT GCACAGTTAAAACCCATCTCAACACCCACTATATTCAATCCATTACAAGGAAGGTCTCGTCAGAAAACTATATTTCTTGAAAAAAATTTAGTTTCATCACTGGACGCAAAGACATTCACCTGGCATGTCCAGAGGAGAAAGATTGTCCTGGCAACAGATAACAGCCAATCTTCGACAGAGCCAAGCATTTCAGAATCTGGCAATGCTCAAATTGAAGTCAATCAGGTTCCCTCATCTCCATCTATTGTTCCACAAGATGTAAACTTCAGGGAGCCATATTCTGCAAACTCGAAGGATCCTGCTCCTAGAAGGCCTTCTTTGACAATGAGAGAAAAGTTGAGGGCAGCACGATTTCTAAGCAAATACATGGATTCAAAGCCTGCCAAAGAAGAATTTGGGAGTAGAGTGCTGGAGGCATCAAGAGCTAGTGATAGTGGTAAAAGGCGCCCAGGCCTACCAGAGGCTCCCACAAACCTATTCGATGATAGCAAGCGTGGGTTGCCTCCACAAGGCTGGACATTTGAGTTTCCATTTCAGGGTGATATTTTCTTTATCGTCTTCTCGTTTGTATTCATAAGTTCTGTCATGCTTGCTACAACTTTTATAGTCTGGAAGTCTGGAGCAATACATTTCAACGAATACTAG